A genomic window from Pseudomonas argentinensis includes:
- a CDS encoding DUF1513 domain-containing protein, which produces MKRRAFLGLSATLLAAGAVGGWKLTHTGHQPLLLSARNDEGGKHYAVGYRLDGQRAFVTQVTERCHDVVPHPNLPVALFVGRRPSTESYLIDTRDGRLLQTLRSEQDRHFYGHAVFHKDGEWLYATENDTRDPGRGVIGAYRLENERLVHRDELSSHGLGPHQLLWMPDGETLVVANGGIRTEAESRVEMNLDAMEASLVLMGRDGTLHSKEQLPEPMNSVRHLAVASDGTVVSGQQYMGDAMDAVPLVAIKRPGQPFQHFPMADAQRQMMSQYTASVAVHSDLRLLAMTAPRGNRLFIWDLDSGAVRLDAALPDCAGVGAVENGFVVSAGIGRCRLYDCRSERIAMQPLELPAGFWDNHLRLA; this is translated from the coding sequence GCCACCAGCCGCTGCTGCTGTCGGCACGCAACGACGAAGGTGGCAAGCACTATGCGGTCGGCTATCGGCTCGATGGCCAGCGCGCCTTCGTCACCCAGGTGACCGAGCGCTGCCATGACGTGGTGCCCCACCCAAACCTGCCCGTGGCGCTGTTCGTCGGGCGCAGGCCGAGCACCGAAAGCTACCTGATCGACACCCGCGATGGCCGCCTGCTGCAGACCCTGCGAAGCGAACAGGATCGGCATTTCTACGGCCACGCGGTGTTCCACAAGGACGGCGAATGGCTGTACGCCACCGAGAACGACACCCGCGACCCCGGTCGTGGCGTGATCGGCGCCTATCGCCTGGAAAACGAGCGCCTGGTGCACCGCGACGAGCTGTCCAGCCACGGCCTGGGCCCGCACCAGCTGCTGTGGATGCCCGACGGTGAAACCCTGGTGGTGGCCAACGGCGGCATTCGCACCGAGGCGGAAAGCCGGGTGGAGATGAACCTCGACGCCATGGAGGCCAGCCTGGTGCTGATGGGCCGCGACGGCACCCTGCACAGCAAGGAACAGCTGCCCGAGCCGATGAATAGCGTGCGCCACCTGGCCGTGGCCAGCGACGGCACCGTGGTCAGCGGCCAGCAATACATGGGCGATGCCATGGACGCCGTGCCGCTGGTGGCGATCAAGCGCCCGGGCCAGCCGTTCCAGCACTTTCCCATGGCCGATGCCCAGCGCCAGATGATGAGTCAGTACACCGCCAGCGTCGCCGTGCACAGTGACTTAAGGCTGCTGGCGATGACCGCACCACGCGGCAACCGCCTGTTCATCTGGGACCTGGACAGCGGCGCCGTGCGCCTGGACGCCGCCCTGCCCGACTGCGCCGGCGTCGGCGCGGTGGAGAACGGTTTCGTGGTCAGCGCCGGTATCGGCCGTTGCCGACTCTACGACTGCCGTAGCGAGCGCATCGCCATGCAGCCCCTGGAACTGCCGGCCGGCTTCTGGGACAACCACCTGCGCCTGGCCTGA
- a CDS encoding DUF72 domain-containing protein yields MLPYFLGCPSWNELAWRGGFYPADLNMSDSVEHYCRVFNAVEGNTTFYARPDGDKLARWVARMPAHFRFCAKVHKDISHDGDLRDQLGNTQAFLDLLAPLGERVTPLWLQLPAMFGPARLGELAVWLEAFAHRRLAVEVRHPAFFDKGEEERALNRLLHDHGVERICLDSRALFSCTSRDPAVLHAQAKKPRLPIRPAAFTDSPQVRFIGGPDLDANQPFLEPWLDKVAAWIEQGLTPHVFLHTPDNHLAAAQALRFHELLCERLPGLPPLPPYTDREPRAEQLGLL; encoded by the coding sequence ATGCTTCCGTATTTCCTTGGTTGTCCCTCCTGGAACGAGCTCGCCTGGCGCGGCGGCTTCTACCCTGCCGACCTGAACATGAGCGACAGCGTGGAGCACTATTGCCGCGTGTTCAATGCGGTGGAGGGCAATACCACCTTCTATGCGCGCCCCGACGGGGACAAGCTCGCCCGCTGGGTGGCGCGCATGCCCGCGCATTTCCGTTTCTGCGCCAAGGTGCACAAGGACATCAGCCACGACGGCGACCTACGCGACCAGCTGGGCAACACCCAGGCGTTTCTCGACCTGCTCGCCCCGCTGGGCGAGCGGGTCACGCCGCTGTGGCTGCAGCTGCCGGCCATGTTCGGGCCGGCGCGGCTGGGTGAGCTCGCGGTATGGCTCGAGGCGTTCGCCCATCGGCGGCTGGCCGTGGAGGTGCGCCACCCGGCGTTCTTCGACAAGGGCGAGGAGGAACGTGCGCTCAATCGGCTGCTCCACGATCATGGGGTGGAGCGTATCTGCCTGGATTCCCGGGCGCTGTTCAGTTGCACCTCCAGGGATCCGGCGGTGCTGCATGCCCAGGCCAAGAAACCGCGCCTGCCGATCCGCCCGGCGGCGTTCACGGACAGCCCCCAGGTGCGCTTTATCGGCGGGCCGGACCTGGACGCCAACCAGCCGTTTCTGGAGCCTTGGCTGGACAAGGTGGCGGCCTGGATCGAGCAGGGCCTGACACCCCACGTATTCCTGCATACCCCGGACAACCACCTGGCCGCCGCCCAGGCGCTGCGCTTCCATGAGCTGCTCTGCGAGCGCCTGCCGGGCCTGCCGCCGCTACCGCCATACACCGACCGCGAGCCCAGGGCCGAGCAGTTGGGGTTGCTTTAA
- the tsaB gene encoding tRNA (adenosine(37)-N6)-threonylcarbamoyltransferase complex dimerization subunit type 1 TsaB — protein sequence MTTLLALDTATEACSVALLHDGRVTSHYEVIPRLHAQKLLPMIKALLAEQGVALAALDAIAFGRGPGAFTGVRIAIGVVQGLAFALDRPVLPVSNLAVLAQRAQREQGASQVAAAIDARMDEVYWGCYRAEAGEMRLVGREAVLAPERAQLPDGAHGQWFGAGTGWGTFAERIGGRVAACDGAMLPHAEDLLSLARFAWDRGEAVVADQAQPVYLRDQVATPKMPPPAGF from the coding sequence ATGACCACTCTGCTGGCCCTCGATACCGCCACCGAAGCCTGCTCCGTCGCCCTGCTGCATGACGGCCGTGTGACGAGCCACTACGAGGTGATTCCGCGCCTGCATGCCCAGAAGCTGCTGCCGATGATCAAGGCGCTGCTGGCCGAGCAGGGCGTTGCGCTGGCGGCGCTGGATGCCATCGCTTTCGGGCGCGGCCCAGGAGCCTTCACTGGTGTGCGCATTGCCATCGGCGTGGTGCAGGGGCTGGCCTTCGCCCTGGATCGCCCGGTGCTGCCGGTTTCCAACCTGGCCGTGCTGGCGCAGCGTGCGCAGCGCGAGCAGGGTGCCAGTCAGGTGGCTGCCGCCATCGATGCGCGCATGGATGAGGTGTACTGGGGCTGCTACCGCGCCGAGGCGGGCGAGATGCGCCTGGTCGGGCGCGAAGCGGTGCTGGCGCCGGAGCGGGCGCAACTGCCGGACGGCGCCCATGGCCAGTGGTTCGGTGCCGGCACCGGTTGGGGCACCTTCGCCGAGCGTATCGGTGGCCGGGTCGCCGCCTGCGATGGTGCGATGCTGCCCCATGCCGAAGACCTGCTGAGCCTGGCCCGTTTTGCCTGGGATCGAGGCGAGGCCGTGGTGGCCGACCAGGCCCAGCCGGTCTATTTGCGCGATCAGGTCGCCACGCCGAAAATGCCGCCGCCGGCGGGCTTTTGA
- a CDS encoding 5'-nucleotidase, lipoprotein e(P4) family — protein MTKNRRFACLPIALVSALSASVALADGAAEKHECSVDQFSMALRYQQQSAEVRALQMQAYNIATEKLDAAVAAAEDTSKLAIVTDVDETVIDNSALLARDLANCHTYDGWDTWLPWERDGDPVLIPGARKFLEHADKLGVTIRYVSDRSEEQKAYTLKALKKLDLPQVSADSVLLLGPPKVERRALVAKDHRIVMLLGDTLHDFDARFRKTPVAEQRATAEAESAKWGTEWIVFPNAGYGTWSKEPLKAWEAKPVIEKW, from the coding sequence ATGACCAAGAACAGAAGATTCGCCTGCTTGCCCATCGCCTTGGTATCGGCGCTGAGTGCATCCGTCGCCCTGGCCGACGGCGCCGCCGAGAAGCACGAGTGCTCGGTAGACCAGTTCAGCATGGCACTGCGTTACCAGCAGCAATCCGCGGAAGTTCGCGCCTTGCAGATGCAGGCCTACAACATCGCCACCGAGAAGCTCGACGCCGCCGTGGCGGCGGCCGAGGATACCTCCAAACTGGCCATTGTCACCGACGTGGATGAAACGGTGATCGACAACTCCGCGCTGCTGGCGCGCGACCTCGCCAACTGCCACACCTACGATGGCTGGGACACCTGGCTGCCGTGGGAGCGCGATGGTGATCCGGTACTGATCCCCGGAGCCAGGAAATTCCTCGAGCACGCCGACAAGCTGGGCGTGACCATCCGCTACGTGTCCGACCGTTCCGAGGAGCAGAAGGCCTACACCCTCAAGGCCCTGAAGAAGCTCGACCTGCCCCAGGTCAGCGCCGACAGCGTATTGCTGCTCGGGCCGCCCAAGGTGGAGCGTCGTGCGTTGGTCGCCAAGGACCATCGTATCGTGATGCTGCTCGGCGATACCCTGCATGACTTCGACGCACGCTTTCGCAAGACCCCGGTGGCCGAACAACGCGCCACCGCCGAAGCCGAGTCGGCGAAGTGGGGCACCGAGTGGATCGTGTTCCCGAATGCCGGTTACGGCACCTGGTCCAAGGAACCGCTCAAGGCCTGGGAGGCCAAACCCGTTATCGAGAAGTGGTAA
- the adk gene encoding adenylate kinase: protein MRVILLGAPGAGKGTQAGFITKKFSIPQISTGDMLRAAVKAGTELGLAAKSVMDAGGLVSDELIINLVKERIAQPDCAKGFLFDGFPRTIPQAQALKDAGVQIDHVVEIAVDDEEIVGRIAGRRVHPGSGRVYHTEHNPPKVPGKDDETGEELIQREDDKEATVRHRLSVYHSQTKPLVDFYQKLSAAEGTPKYSAIEGVGSVEQITAKVLAALS, encoded by the coding sequence ATGCGCGTGATTCTGTTGGGGGCGCCCGGTGCCGGCAAAGGTACTCAGGCAGGTTTCATCACCAAGAAATTCTCGATTCCCCAGATCTCCACGGGCGATATGCTGCGTGCGGCGGTCAAGGCCGGCACCGAGCTGGGCCTTGCGGCCAAGAGCGTGATGGACGCTGGCGGCCTGGTCTCCGATGAGCTGATCATCAACCTGGTCAAGGAGCGCATCGCTCAGCCCGATTGCGCCAAGGGCTTCCTGTTCGACGGGTTCCCGCGCACCATCCCACAGGCCCAGGCTCTCAAGGACGCTGGCGTGCAGATCGACCACGTGGTGGAAATCGCCGTCGACGACGAAGAGATCGTCGGCCGCATCGCCGGTCGCCGTGTGCACCCGGGCTCGGGCCGCGTGTACCACACCGAGCACAACCCGCCGAAGGTTCCTGGCAAGGACGACGAAACCGGTGAAGAGCTGATCCAGCGCGAGGACGACAAGGAGGCCACCGTGCGCCATCGCCTGTCGGTCTATCACTCCCAGACCAAGCCCCTGGTGGACTTCTACCAGAAGCTGTCGGCTGCCGAGGGCACACCCAAGTACAGTGCTATCGAAGGTGTCGGCTCGGTCGAGCAGATCACCGCCAAGGTGCTGGCAGCGCTGAGCTGA
- the ppc gene encoding phosphoenolpyruvate carboxylase — MTQIDARLREDVHQLGELLGSTIRDQHGEAFLDKIERIRKGAKAARQGSADGARQLSDTLDGLADDELLPVARAFNQFLNLANIAEQYHRVRRREAGEAQPFENRVFDELLQRLRANGHDGEALARQVAQLDIELVLTAHPTEVSRRTLIQKYDAISAQLAEQDHSDLSGAEREAIASRLQRLIAEAWHTEEIRRVRPTPVDEAKWGFAVIENSLWYALPMVMRKADRALQRETGQRLPLEAAPIRFASWMGGDRDGNPNVTAKVTREVLLLARWMAADLYLRDIDSLAAELSMQRANDELRAHAGDSAEPYRAVLKQLRERLRATRAWAHEALAGPVNPPAQVLHDNADLREPLLLCYRSLHDCGMGVIADGPLLDFLRRVGTFGLFLVRLDVRQDATRHASAMAEITEYLGLGRYDSWDEEQRLAFLQAELGGRRPLLPADFNPSADTAEVLATCREVAAAPAASLGSYVISMAGAASDVLAVQLLLKEAGLRRPIRVVPLFETLADLDNAAVAIERLLALPDYRAGLQGPQEVMIGYSDSAKDAGTTAAAWAQYRAQESLVRICREHAVELLLFHGRGGTVGRGGGPAHEAILSQPPGSVNGRFRTTEQGEMIRFKFGMPDIAEQNLNLYLAAVLEATLLPPPAPRQAWREQMDKLAADGVATYRGVVREHPQFVEYFRQATPEQELGRLPLGSRPAKRREGGVESLRAIPWIFAWTQTRLMLPAWLGWEAALRNALQRGEGELLSEMREQWPFFRTRIDMLEMVLAKADESIARLYDERLVDSELHPLGTHLRDLLSQASEVVLGLTGQSQLLTHSPETLEFITVRNTYLDPLHLLQAELLARSRQREQEAGSALEQALLVSVAGIAAGLRNTG; from the coding sequence ATGACGCAAATCGATGCACGTCTACGCGAGGACGTTCACCAGCTCGGTGAGCTGCTCGGCAGTACCATCCGCGACCAGCACGGCGAGGCCTTTCTCGACAAGATCGAGCGCATTCGCAAGGGCGCCAAGGCCGCGCGCCAGGGCTCGGCCGACGGCGCACGGCAGCTCAGCGACACCCTCGACGGGCTCGCGGACGACGAGCTGCTGCCGGTGGCCCGGGCCTTCAACCAGTTTCTCAACCTGGCCAATATCGCCGAGCAGTACCACCGGGTGCGTCGTCGTGAAGCCGGCGAGGCGCAACCCTTCGAAAACCGCGTGTTCGACGAGCTCCTGCAGCGCCTGCGCGCCAATGGCCATGATGGCGAGGCCCTGGCCCGCCAGGTCGCGCAGCTGGATATCGAACTGGTGCTCACCGCGCACCCCACCGAGGTGTCACGGCGCACGCTGATCCAGAAGTACGACGCCATTTCCGCCCAACTGGCCGAGCAGGATCACAGTGACCTGTCGGGCGCCGAGCGCGAAGCCATCGCCAGCCGCCTGCAACGGCTGATCGCCGAGGCCTGGCACACCGAGGAAATCCGCCGGGTGCGGCCCACCCCGGTGGACGAAGCCAAGTGGGGCTTCGCGGTGATCGAGAATTCACTTTGGTACGCGCTGCCCATGGTGATGCGCAAGGCCGACCGGGCGTTGCAGCGCGAGACCGGGCAGCGCCTGCCGCTGGAGGCCGCGCCGATTCGTTTCGCCTCCTGGATGGGCGGTGATCGCGACGGCAACCCCAACGTGACTGCCAAGGTCACCCGCGAGGTGTTGCTGCTGGCCCGCTGGATGGCCGCCGACCTGTACCTGCGCGATATCGACAGCCTGGCCGCCGAACTGTCCATGCAGCGCGCCAATGACGAGCTGCGCGCGCACGCCGGCGACAGCGCCGAGCCGTATCGGGCGGTGCTCAAGCAGCTGCGCGAGCGGCTGCGTGCCACCCGCGCCTGGGCCCACGAAGCGCTGGCCGGCCCGGTCAATCCGCCGGCACAGGTGCTGCACGACAACGCCGATCTGCGCGAGCCGCTGCTGCTCTGCTACCGCTCGCTGCACGACTGCGGTATGGGCGTGATCGCCGATGGCCCACTGCTGGATTTCCTGCGCCGGGTGGGCACCTTCGGGCTGTTCCTGGTGCGCCTCGACGTACGCCAGGACGCCACCCGTCATGCTTCAGCCATGGCCGAGATCACCGAGTACCTGGGCCTGGGCCGCTACGACAGTTGGGACGAAGAGCAGCGGCTGGCATTCCTGCAGGCGGAACTGGGCGGTCGCAGGCCCTTGTTGCCCGCCGACTTCAACCCCAGCGCCGATACCGCCGAAGTGCTCGCCACCTGCCGCGAAGTGGCGGCCGCGCCGGCAGCCTCGCTGGGTTCCTACGTGATCTCCATGGCCGGCGCCGCCTCGGACGTGCTCGCCGTGCAATTGCTGCTCAAGGAGGCCGGGCTGCGCCGCCCGATACGCGTGGTGCCGCTGTTCGAAACCCTGGCTGACCTGGACAACGCCGCCGTCGCCATCGAGCGGTTGCTCGCGCTGCCGGACTATCGCGCCGGTCTGCAGGGGCCCCAGGAAGTGATGATCGGTTACTCGGACTCCGCCAAGGACGCCGGCACCACGGCGGCCGCCTGGGCCCAGTACCGTGCCCAGGAAAGCCTGGTGAGGATCTGCCGTGAACATGCTGTCGAACTGCTGCTGTTCCATGGCCGCGGCGGCACCGTGGGGCGCGGTGGCGGCCCGGCCCACGAGGCGATTCTGTCGCAGCCGCCCGGCTCGGTGAACGGGCGCTTTCGCACCACCGAGCAGGGCGAGATGATCCGCTTCAAGTTCGGCATGCCGGATATCGCCGAGCAGAACCTCAATCTCTACCTGGCCGCGGTACTGGAGGCCACCTTGTTGCCGCCGCCGGCGCCGCGACAGGCCTGGCGCGAGCAGATGGACAAGCTGGCGGCCGACGGCGTGGCCACCTACCGCGGCGTGGTGCGCGAGCACCCGCAATTCGTCGAGTACTTCCGCCAGGCCACGCCCGAGCAGGAGCTCGGGCGCCTGCCCCTGGGCAGCCGGCCCGCCAAGCGACGTGAAGGCGGCGTGGAAAGCCTGCGCGCCATCCCGTGGATCTTCGCCTGGACCCAGACACGCCTGATGCTGCCCGCCTGGCTGGGCTGGGAGGCCGCCCTGCGTAACGCGCTGCAGCGCGGCGAAGGTGAACTGCTGAGCGAAATGCGCGAGCAGTGGCCGTTCTTTCGCACCCGGATCGACATGCTGGAAATGGTGTTGGCCAAGGCCGACGAGTCGATCGCCAGGCTGTACGACGAGCGTCTGGTGGACAGCGAACTGCATCCCCTGGGCACCCATTTACGCGACCTATTGTCGCAGGCGAGCGAGGTGGTGCTGGGTCTGACCGGCCAATCGCAGCTGTTGACCCACAGCCCCGAGACCCTGGAATTCATCACCGTGCGCAACACCTACCTGGATCCTCTGCACCTGTTGCAGGCCGAACTGCTGGCCCGTTCCCGGCAGCGCGAACAGGAGGCGGGCAGCGCTCTGGAGCAGGCGCTGCTGGTCAGTGTGGCAGGCATTGCCGCCGGGCTGCGCAATACCGGTTGA
- a CDS encoding pilin assembly protein, producing the protein MKIRQLVQQWEQNATGRLASTPYQVHLDVEAAARLAALSHMYPKRRPEDLLAELLAAALEDLEASLPYVQGSQVVATDEEGNPVYEDIGPTPRFLELARHYRQEFDAEQPTTMP; encoded by the coding sequence ATGAAGATCCGCCAGCTCGTCCAGCAATGGGAACAGAATGCAACCGGCCGCCTGGCCAGCACGCCCTACCAGGTGCATCTGGATGTGGAGGCCGCTGCTCGCCTGGCCGCGCTCAGTCATATGTACCCCAAGCGTCGCCCCGAGGACCTGCTGGCCGAATTGCTGGCCGCCGCCCTGGAAGACCTGGAGGCCAGCCTGCCGTACGTACAGGGCAGCCAGGTGGTGGCCACCGATGAAGAAGGCAACCCGGTCTACGAGGACATCGGGCCGACCCCACGCTTTCTCGAACTGGCCCGCCATTACCGCCAGGAGTTCGATGCCGAACAGCCGACGACCATGCCCTGA
- a CDS encoding DUF4398 domain-containing protein — protein sequence MELHTMTTKTAPNARTQLASWKVAALAIGSSLLLAGCAGNPPSEQMAVTKSAVNEAVSSGGTEFAAVETKSAQDKLKQAELELVEENYEEAKRLAEQAEWDARVATRKTQAAKADKALKDAQQGIEELRQEGMRGAQQIRTQGQQQ from the coding sequence ATGGAGTTGCACACCATGACCACTAAAACTGCCCCAAACGCTCGTACCCAACTGGCCAGCTGGAAGGTCGCTGCGCTGGCCATTGGCAGCAGCCTGCTGCTGGCTGGCTGCGCCGGCAACCCGCCCAGCGAGCAGATGGCCGTGACCAAGTCCGCCGTCAATGAAGCCGTCAGCTCTGGTGGTACGGAATTCGCTGCAGTGGAAACCAAATCCGCTCAGGACAAGCTCAAGCAGGCCGAGCTGGAACTGGTCGAGGAGAACTACGAAGAGGCCAAGCGCCTGGCCGAGCAGGCCGAGTGGGATGCCCGCGTAGCGACCCGCAAGACCCAGGCTGCCAAGGCTGACAAGGCGCTCAAGGATGCTCAGCAGGGCATCGAAGAGCTGCGTCAGGAAGGCATGCGCGGCGCCCAGCAGATCCGTACCCAGGGTCAGCAGCAATAA
- a CDS encoding OmpA family protein: protein MRNQVMIPALLALSVGLAACASKPNVNLEQARSSYSSLQTNPESVKVAALETKDAGEALERAEKAYREKEDEKRVDQLSYLANKRIELAEQTIALRTTEQNLEQTGAQRAQARLEARDAQIKQLQESMNAKQTERGTLVTFGDVLFDLDRSELKPGGMHNITKLAQFLKENPDRKVIVEGYTDSTGSAQYNQSLSERRANTVRAALVSQGVGPERIVAQGYGKEYPVASNSDSAGRAMNRRVEVTISNDSKPVAPRSSMSN, encoded by the coding sequence ATGCGTAATCAAGTGATGATTCCTGCCCTGCTGGCCCTGAGCGTCGGCCTGGCCGCTTGTGCCTCCAAGCCCAACGTCAACCTGGAACAGGCGCGCAGCAGCTACTCCAGCCTGCAGACCAACCCGGAGTCGGTCAAAGTGGCAGCCCTGGAAACCAAGGACGCCGGCGAAGCGCTGGAGCGTGCGGAGAAAGCCTACCGCGAGAAAGAAGACGAGAAGCGCGTCGACCAGCTGTCCTACCTGGCCAACAAGCGCATCGAGCTGGCCGAGCAGACCATCGCCCTGCGCACCACCGAGCAGAACCTGGAGCAGACCGGCGCCCAGCGTGCCCAGGCGCGCCTGGAAGCCCGTGACGCGCAGATCAAGCAGCTGCAGGAGAGCATGAACGCCAAGCAGACCGAGCGCGGCACCCTGGTGACCTTCGGTGACGTGCTGTTCGATCTCGATCGCTCCGAGCTCAAGCCCGGCGGCATGCACAACATCACCAAGCTCGCCCAGTTCCTGAAGGAAAACCCGGACCGCAAGGTGATCGTCGAAGGCTACACCGACAGCACCGGTTCAGCTCAGTACAACCAGAGCCTGTCCGAGCGCCGTGCCAACACCGTGCGTGCCGCGCTGGTCAGCCAGGGCGTAGGCCCGGAGCGCATCGTCGCCCAGGGTTATGGCAAGGAATACCCGGTCGCCAGCAACAGCGATTCGGCCGGCCGCGCCATGAACCGTCGTGTGGAAGTGACCATCTCCAACGACAGCAAGCCGGTCGCCCCGCGCTCGTCCATGAGCAACTAA
- a CDS encoding flavohemoglobin expression-modulating QEGLA motif protein: MNSHTALDGYQLVVRALSDRIVEAQTPIRVLDAVKWDDSVRQAFLKHKGRELPAIDRNYYDSRPLAFDPAAKKLEFQNIERDITRQLGQFNPVGQIMRRMCREYRMVIRMLEARGTSDFGLISQELYGAASDAFHAGDPTLADLGLMFSDYLNNIDSRGDLKDEPKTLGAKEAVALLQSRLNLVFGESDSTIRVFESDGILADAAAGADYIKIRSDAMFNERDVKALEVHEGLVHVATTLNGQNQPICTFLAKGPPSSTVTQEGLAILMEVIAFASYPSRLRKLTNRTRAIHMAEQGADFLQVCDFYREQGFSLEDSYSNASRAFRGSAPDGLPFTKDLSYLKGFIMIYNYIQLAVRKGKLEQIPLLFCGKTTLEDMRTLRQLVDEGLVSPPRYLPQQFRDLNSLSAWMCFSNFLNHLSLDRIEADYANIL; this comes from the coding sequence ATGAACAGCCACACAGCACTCGACGGCTACCAACTGGTGGTGCGCGCGCTGTCCGACCGTATCGTCGAGGCGCAAACGCCGATCCGCGTGCTCGATGCGGTGAAATGGGACGATTCCGTCCGCCAGGCGTTTCTCAAGCACAAGGGGCGCGAGCTGCCAGCCATCGACCGCAACTACTACGACAGCCGCCCCCTGGCGTTCGACCCGGCCGCCAAGAAGCTGGAATTCCAGAACATCGAGCGCGACATCACCCGCCAGCTCGGCCAGTTCAACCCGGTGGGGCAGATCATGCGCCGCATGTGCCGCGAGTACCGCATGGTGATTCGCATGCTGGAAGCCCGCGGCACCTCGGATTTCGGGCTGATATCCCAGGAGCTGTACGGCGCCGCGTCCGATGCCTTCCATGCCGGTGACCCGACCCTGGCGGATCTGGGCCTGATGTTCTCCGACTACCTGAACAACATCGACAGCCGCGGTGACCTCAAGGACGAGCCCAAGACCCTGGGCGCCAAGGAAGCCGTGGCCCTGCTGCAGAGCCGCCTCAACCTGGTGTTCGGCGAGAGCGACAGCACCATCCGCGTGTTCGAGTCCGATGGCATTCTCGCCGACGCCGCGGCGGGCGCCGACTACATCAAGATTCGCAGCGACGCCATGTTCAACGAACGCGACGTCAAGGCACTGGAAGTCCACGAAGGTCTGGTGCACGTGGCTACCACCCTCAACGGCCAGAACCAGCCGATCTGCACCTTTCTGGCCAAGGGCCCGCCCTCGTCGACGGTCACCCAGGAAGGCCTGGCGATCCTCATGGAGGTGATCGCCTTCGCGTCCTATCCCAGCCGCCTGCGCAAGTTGACCAACCGCACCCGCGCCATCCACATGGCCGAGCAGGGCGCCGATTTTCTGCAGGTCTGCGATTTCTACCGCGAGCAGGGCTTCAGCCTGGAAGACAGCTACAGCAATGCCAGCCGCGCCTTCCGCGGCTCGGCGCCGGACGGCCTGCCCTTCACCAAGGACCTGTCGTACCTGAAGGGCTTCATCATGATCTACAACTATATCCAGCTCGCCGTGCGCAAAGGCAAGCTGGAACAGATCCCTTTATTGTTCTGTGGCAAGACCACGCTGGAGGATATGCGTACCCTACGCCAGCTGGTCGATGAAGGGCTGGTGAGCCCACCCAGGTACCTGCCACAGCAGTTTCGCGACCTCAACTCGCTGTCGGCCTGGATGTGCTTCTCCAACTTCCTCAACCACCTGAGCCTGGATCGGATCGAAGCCGACTACGCCAACATTCTCTGA